aaactcttaaaaacatgtatattacatgtgttatttttttcaaaaaaaaaaaaagtcgggaggttgggttttctagagTTTTCTCAAAATTGAGGGTTTTCTACCTAGcattatcatatatatataggggaaggttcatttgagaaaaatttaatgtgagaagaaaaagaagaaagagcatattggtaaaatactatttcatttataactcatatcattaatttttctctctttaattaattagtcaactaatcattaattatcctacatataatcaaCAAAACCTACACACATCAAagttttcctacatataccctacacattacagaattttatcctacacagtcgaaatttattcTACAcgcctcgaaatatatcctacacaactcgtaatttatcctacacaactcgtaatttatcctacacaacttgtaatttattctacactttaaattaagttatttttttaatttggaaaaagtatatattttgaaaaggagttacaaatttaatttagttagttattaaagaggaagaatacaaattaatgatttatgtaagtttaccaatatacccttatattaaaattaaatgcaaatattaaatgaagtaaaatgaagcattcttattggttgaaacttctttttttttcttcttacaaaaaaattcttctcatttgaaccctccactatatatatatatatatatatatatatatatatatatatatatatatatatatatatatatatatatatgtgtgtgtgtgtgtgtgtatttgaaaatataaaagaaattatattgGGTAAACGGATACACTTTATCGAGTAATCGGGTCGGGTAAAGGGTTGTATCACCAAATCCAAACCCGTCACAAACATGCGAAAAAAATAAAAGCTATTCCCAAACCTGATTAATCGACCCCAAACCTGTCCCAAAATGTCGGGTTTCGAGTTTACCCATCGGGTTCGAGTTCGACTGCCATCCCTAACCGGTACTCAGTTTTGacgattttcggtaccggtactcgTACCTAGCTCATCCCTAATTCTTTTTATACAAATTTTACAAACccttaaaaatatttaaaactaTGCAAATTATtataaactagtattaagccctcTCGCATTGCGGCAAGGGGACGTAATTATATCATGCCAAGTCACACCAATGTCACACCACCCCTAGTAATCATTAACATCGGAAAATCTCAtatagaaaataaataaaaaatcgaACAAAAAGTAGACATAAAATCGTTGAACTACGCACGCGAAACATAGAACATCTAAACAATAACTAAGTCGATCCAGTAACCGCATGTTGCGACGGGGCCATTAAACGAGAAAAAACAAGAGTAACAACGTTGAATACGCACGCACATTGCGgagtgttaactcacaaaatttaaaccgaaacgtaatgaattttgcaaaagatgaaaagtaaaGGAGACCAAATTTGAAAGAGAAAAAGTGTTAGGGTTAACTTGTAAAAGATGTAAAAATATTAgagttaaaatttaaaaaaaaatgaaaagataGAAAAACACCCAAAAGTGGGTAAAACCTACCATAgctaagggggtgtttgttttttgtcaGAAGTACTTCTGGACCTCTTATGTCTGCTccacgcagaccacgcgcagatgTATGAGTCTGCagagtgtttgttttttggaAGTACTTTCATTAAAAAAAGGTCTTCTAGACCACTTCCTGGTACAGACCTGGACTTACATCTTCAATGCTCTTCTCATCCTCTTCTCATCCTCTGCCCTTGCTCTTTCAAAACATCCCCTAGCATGTTCCTCCTCCACATCTTCCCTCTGCCACCACCACATCTCCGCCACTTCCCCACCTCCGGCCGGGGCCCTACTGCCTCACACAACCGCCTCCTTCTCCTTCGTCGCCGCTACCACCTTCCCTCCTCCCACAGCCGCCGTTACCAAAACCCCCCTCCTCCCACAGCCGCCGTTACCACCCCCCTCCTCCCACAGCCGCCGCTACCACCCTCCCTCCTCCCTCCTCCCTCTCCCTCCTCCTACCGCCGCCGCATCTCCCCCTGCTCCTCCCAGCGCTGCCGCCTCCATCACAAACACAACAGGTGGAACAAGAAAGAGGGTTTCTTGAAGGTTATGAAATTACCTTTGAGTTTGAAGAAACCattgtaacgcctcgctttttgaAACTTACTTTAATTGGAAAGATTATTCATGtacctatttttggaaacttacaTCCGTATCGTATTCGCATCTCGCGTCCGTTTTCGTAATTCGTAACTCGTAACTTCGATCATAATGAAATTGTGtttttatacatgcttatacgtgtTGCAATACTCGGGTTAAACGTTACCAATCTCGAATGCATAAGCTTAACCGATACCCGACATACCCGTACTCATAACTTATAC
Above is a window of Helianthus annuus cultivar XRQ/B chromosome 14, HanXRQr2.0-SUNRISE, whole genome shotgun sequence DNA encoding:
- the LOC110907204 gene encoding leucine-rich repeat extensin-like protein 3; protein product: MSLQSVCFLEVLSLKKGLLDHFLVQTWTYIFNALLILFSSSALALSKHPLACSSSTSSLCHHHISATSPPPAGALLPHTTASFSFVAATTFPPPTAAVTKTPLLPQPPLPPPSSHSRRYHPPSSLLPLPPPTAAASPPAPPSAAASITNTTGGTRKRVS